A genomic segment from Mycolicibacterium tusciae JS617 encodes:
- the eccD gene encoding type VII secretion integral membrane protein EccD has protein sequence MDPATATGQVRVAIIGEGANADLALPTTLAIRELIPRIRATLTSGRDDGDLAPQDVADVDSPRPYSLAPLGGTPFSLDATLETLNIDDGEQLILCKLPPGPAAPPVVEDIADAAAIHSKGQFKPFNHQLLPGVAQVVVLALGALVCGLALDGWYRGYQWWAAAALGVLTLTFVASTVVLSRRGRSVASARMGLATTVPLALALAAALPGDAAAPRVFLAAAGVVAWSLVLLAVTSTYVATYTALIAVGITVAIAAAVRILWHLPYLSLGCGVLGVSLLVALNAPTSSAVWARFPLPNVPAPGEPTPPASSLAEIEGLPRKTATSASYQNGLIAASVILAVIGSVLVAWLPDAPQLLAWWLVVATVTVTLLRMRIWDSRLTALWFLSAPFLTAAALAIAFTATGHLMAGLYATAAVIGLTVVLLIMSMLTLGDLTIPQRRRLDLFQNTLLVTIVPSMLWLVGLVSLIRNRGTL, from the coding sequence ATGGATCCAGCCACTGCAACCGGGCAAGTCCGCGTCGCCATCATCGGCGAGGGCGCGAACGCCGACCTGGCCCTGCCGACCACGTTGGCCATCCGTGAACTCATCCCGCGGATCCGGGCGACGCTGACATCGGGACGCGATGACGGTGACCTGGCGCCGCAGGACGTCGCCGACGTCGACAGCCCACGACCGTATTCACTTGCCCCACTCGGTGGTACGCCGTTCAGCTTGGACGCCACACTCGAGACACTCAACATCGACGACGGCGAGCAGTTGATCCTGTGCAAGCTGCCCCCGGGGCCGGCAGCACCGCCGGTCGTCGAGGACATCGCCGATGCCGCGGCCATTCACTCGAAGGGTCAGTTCAAACCGTTCAATCACCAGCTGTTGCCGGGTGTGGCGCAAGTGGTCGTGCTCGCCCTCGGCGCGCTGGTCTGTGGGCTGGCCCTCGACGGGTGGTATCGCGGCTATCAGTGGTGGGCCGCGGCAGCTCTGGGTGTCCTGACCTTGACGTTCGTGGCCTCGACAGTGGTGTTGAGCCGGCGCGGACGTTCTGTCGCCTCGGCCCGTATGGGGCTGGCTACCACCGTTCCGCTTGCCCTGGCGCTGGCCGCGGCACTGCCCGGTGACGCGGCTGCGCCGCGGGTGTTCTTGGCCGCCGCCGGCGTCGTGGCCTGGTCGCTGGTGCTGTTGGCGGTGACCAGCACCTATGTGGCCACCTACACCGCGCTGATCGCGGTCGGCATCACGGTGGCGATCGCCGCGGCGGTACGCATCCTGTGGCATCTGCCCTACCTGTCGCTGGGCTGCGGCGTGCTTGGGGTCTCGCTGCTGGTAGCCCTGAACGCTCCAACCTCCTCGGCGGTGTGGGCTCGCTTTCCACTGCCGAACGTCCCGGCCCCGGGTGAACCAACCCCGCCGGCATCCTCGCTGGCCGAAATCGAGGGTCTGCCACGCAAAACCGCCACCAGCGCCTCGTATCAAAACGGTCTGATCGCGGCCTCCGTCATTCTGGCTGTCATCGGCTCGGTGCTGGTGGCCTGGCTGCCCGACGCACCCCAGCTGCTTGCGTGGTGGTTGGTGGTCGCGACTGTCACGGTGACGCTGCTGCGGATGCGTATTTGGGATTCACGACTGACGGCGCTGTGGTTCCTGTCCGCACCGTTCCTCACTGCCGCGGCGCTGGCCATAGCGTTCACCGCGACCGGCCACTTGATGGCCGGGCTGTACGCGACCGCGGCGGTTATCGGCCTGACAGTGGTGCTGCTGATCATGTCGATGCTCACGCTTGGGGATCTGACGATCCCGCAGCGGCGACGCCTGGACCTGTTCCAGAACACCCTGTTGGTCACGATCGTGCCGTCGATGCTCTGGCTGGTCGGCCTGGTCAGCCTGATTCGTAACCGGGGGACTCTGTGA